A genomic window from Flavobacterium lindanitolerans includes:
- the darG gene encoding type II toxin-antitoxin system antitoxin DNA ADP-ribosyl glycohydrolase DarG produces MIQYITGNILDSSAEALINTVNTDGVMGKGIALQFKKAFPNNFKAYAKACKENKVDIGRLFVFKDSNFDSGDKIIINFPTKKSWRKPSEYSYIEAGLDDLINVINDNKIKSIALPPLGAGNGGLEWERVKKIINQKLQNLDINIFVYEPTQEIKEHLKNERVKLTDARALLLYVLYDLVRNGEYVSEFSSEKVCYFLQRFGAKEYFKLEFEPKFYGPYSGKVRFVLNALNGSYLMGYSDMNKKPFEPLTLISDGYETVKAHVENNPVLHKIAQNTITFLNGFYSDFALELLSSIDYVAIKSDTFNNLIITKKLEEWSDRKRSLISNPNYINISLNHIQKASFTHP; encoded by the coding sequence ATGATACAATACATTACGGGAAATATACTTGATAGTAGCGCCGAAGCACTTATCAATACAGTCAATACAGATGGTGTTATGGGTAAAGGTATTGCCTTGCAGTTCAAAAAAGCTTTTCCAAATAACTTTAAAGCTTATGCAAAGGCATGTAAAGAAAATAAAGTTGATATTGGTCGTTTATTTGTTTTTAAAGACAGTAATTTTGACTCTGGAGATAAAATAATAATAAATTTTCCAACCAAAAAAAGTTGGAGAAAACCATCTGAATATAGTTACATTGAGGCTGGTCTAGATGATTTAATTAATGTAATCAACGACAATAAAATAAAGAGTATTGCCCTTCCGCCTTTAGGAGCAGGTAATGGGGGGTTAGAATGGGAAAGAGTAAAAAAAATAATAAATCAGAAATTACAAAATTTAGATATTAATATTTTTGTGTACGAGCCTACCCAAGAAATCAAGGAACATCTTAAAAATGAGAGAGTAAAATTAACAGACGCTCGAGCATTACTACTTTACGTTTTATATGATTTAGTAAGAAATGGAGAATACGTATCAGAGTTTTCCAGCGAAAAAGTATGCTATTTTTTACAAAGATTTGGAGCAAAAGAATACTTTAAACTAGAATTTGAACCAAAATTTTATGGTCCATATTCGGGCAAGGTTAGATTTGTACTAAATGCATTGAATGGTAGTTATCTTATGGGATATAGTGACATGAATAAAAAGCCTTTTGAACCACTGACTTTGATTTCTGACGGATATGAAACTGTAAAAGCTCATGTTGAAAACAATCCCGTTCTTCACAAAATCGCTCAAAATACGATTACATTTTTAAATGGTTTTTATTCTGATTTTGCATTAGAACTATTGTCAAGTATTGATTATGTTGCTATCAAAAGCGATACTTTCAACAACTTAATCATTACAAAAAAATTAGAAGAATGGAGTGATAGAAAACGAAGTCTTATTTCTAATCCAAACTATATTAATATTTCTCTAAATCATATACAAAAAGCTTCATTCACACATCCTTAA
- the darT gene encoding type II toxin-antitoxin system toxin DNA ADP-ribosyl transferase DarT yields MTKQMSIDDLYLYRMTHIENIPHILAHGITHKTSHNSNPNFVSIGDVSLIDTRSRKEVSINNGNINNLYAPTITLGDYIPFYLGVKMPMLYVMQHGGNFVVQATPPQNIVYVVCRIKNIVNAGMTFYFSDGHGTDSLTSFYDTSQINNLPNIIDWTAIKTSYWAGSENLDLKRKKQAEFLISEDIPANFIAGYVCYNNTAKQQLINMGIADEKIKMIPRAYY; encoded by the coding sequence ATGACAAAACAAATGAGTATAGATGATTTGTATTTATATCGTATGACACACATTGAGAATATTCCACATATCCTCGCACACGGTATAACGCATAAAACTTCTCATAATTCTAATCCTAACTTTGTTAGCATTGGAGACGTAAGCCTTATAGATACTAGAAGTAGAAAAGAAGTTAGTATAAATAATGGAAACATAAACAATTTGTACGCCCCCACTATTACCTTAGGAGATTATATTCCGTTCTATTTGGGTGTAAAAATGCCGATGCTTTATGTTATGCAACATGGTGGTAATTTTGTTGTACAAGCAACTCCTCCTCAAAACATAGTATATGTTGTTTGTAGAATAAAAAATATTGTAAATGCAGGAATGACATTTTATTTTTCTGATGGGCATGGTACAGATAGTTTAACTTCTTTCTATGATACAAGCCAAATAAATAATTTGCCTAATATTATAGATTGGACAGCAATTAAAACTTCCTACTGGGCAGGTTCTGAAAATTTAGATCTTAAAAGAAAAAAACAAGCAGAGTTTTTAATTTCTGAAGATATACCTGCTAATTTCATAGCAGGATATGTTTGCTATAACAATACTGCAAAACAGCAATTAATTAATATGGGGATTGCTGATGAAAAAATAAAAATGATTCCCCGAGCTTATTATTAA
- a CDS encoding SymE family type I addiction module toxin, with the protein MSTKNTEKKPENQSKDELIEMRRLTVSAIYMNSEGYNKNDYASRIMLLGKWVRKCGFNEGDKLTISIYQNRIVVEKEDPNTLDTKLLARIQDESSRLLRKKIKAMVHPEVFEQLRFVNGQIKIK; encoded by the coding sequence ATGAGCACCAAAAACACCGAAAAAAAGCCAGAAAACCAAAGCAAGGACGAACTCATTGAAATGCGCCGCCTTACGGTATCTGCCATTTACATGAACAGTGAAGGCTACAACAAAAACGACTACGCATCCCGAATAATGCTCCTGGGCAAATGGGTTCGCAAATGCGGATTCAACGAAGGCGACAAGCTCACAATTTCCATATACCAGAATAGGATAGTAGTCGAAAAAGAAGACCCAAACACGCTAGACACCAAACTCTTAGCCCGAATCCAAGACGAAAGTAGTAGACTTCTCAGAAAGAAAATCAAAGCAATGGTACATCCCGAAGTATTCGAGCAACTGCGGTTTGTAAACGGACAAATCAAGATAAAATAA
- a CDS encoding ATP-binding protein has protein sequence MTKQKHTTKITYKSIEQSLNKDYKKSLAEYIWNGFDANAKQVSIIYDANQLGYFHKLHIEDNGVGIDINTIDQTFGQFLDSQKQVSNTHNGIVKGKKGKGRFSFIGFCNQAIWKTTFRQGNKQLSYDILLNKGTLPSFETSNNISSKTKKTGTTVEFNDFTELTADLLENEDFFDFLTAEFGWYLFLNRNENYALNVNNIYVDYKDVIEYSVSDNFKYGNHEFKIDFVKWKRNIGDKYYYYFLNDSLKIVDRQHTSFNNKTEDFHHSVYINSPYFDNFLPSSKEDSNPTFNELGNTKNDRTFKALIQYLNHLVAEQEKNFVREKKAEKLIEDFRRKNIFPKFRNNSYDRIREKDLENVVKEIYCLNPKIFQGLKDQQSKTIVGFLNLLLDSEQRDNILTILESLIDLSDEERLEFAKVLEDTKVIHITALINELKNRFNTVTILKKLVIELEKFTNERDHIQKVIENNYWLFGEQYHLVSADVNFETTLNNYLSFIESGKKEKSYLTSKNKLKRPDIFIARKIQSNEVINDELSIEENIIVELKRPTVVIGKEQYDQIEAYIRFIISEPQFNSELRKWKLILIGKSVDEWIKDKYESQKNKGKKFLVESVKNYEIYAMKWDDLFKIFEIRHKHLIENLDFKETVIENLMESGDIKELPFILTKSATG, from the coding sequence ATGACTAAGCAAAAGCATACTACAAAAATTACTTATAAAAGTATTGAACAAAGCTTAAACAAAGATTACAAAAAATCTTTAGCTGAGTATATTTGGAATGGCTTTGATGCTAACGCCAAGCAAGTTTCAATTATTTATGATGCAAATCAGCTTGGGTATTTTCATAAATTACATATTGAAGATAATGGTGTTGGGATAGATATTAATACTATTGACCAAACATTTGGACAATTTTTAGATTCTCAAAAACAGGTTTCAAATACTCATAATGGTATTGTAAAAGGTAAAAAAGGAAAAGGACGATTTTCTTTTATCGGTTTTTGTAATCAAGCCATTTGGAAAACAACTTTTAGACAAGGAAATAAACAACTCTCCTATGATATCCTTTTAAACAAAGGAACTTTACCTTCGTTTGAAACATCAAACAATATTTCTTCAAAAACTAAAAAAACAGGAACAACTGTTGAGTTTAATGATTTTACAGAATTAACAGCTGACCTATTAGAAAATGAAGATTTTTTTGATTTTTTAACCGCTGAATTTGGGTGGTATCTATTTTTAAATAGAAATGAAAATTATGCTCTCAATGTCAATAATATCTATGTTGATTATAAAGATGTTATTGAATATTCAGTTTCTGATAATTTTAAATATGGTAATCATGAATTTAAAATTGATTTCGTAAAATGGAAAAGGAACATTGGAGATAAATATTATTACTATTTCTTAAATGATAGTTTAAAAATAGTCGACAGACAGCATACTTCCTTTAATAATAAAACAGAAGATTTTCATCATTCTGTTTATATCAACTCTCCTTATTTCGACAATTTCTTACCATCTAGTAAAGAAGATTCAAATCCCACTTTTAATGAATTAGGTAACACTAAAAATGATAGAACGTTTAAAGCTTTGATTCAGTACCTTAATCATTTAGTTGCTGAACAGGAAAAGAATTTCGTAAGAGAAAAGAAAGCAGAAAAATTAATTGAAGATTTCAGACGAAAAAATATTTTCCCTAAGTTCCGAAATAATTCCTACGACAGAATAAGGGAAAAAGATTTAGAGAATGTTGTAAAAGAAATATATTGTCTAAATCCCAAAATATTCCAAGGACTGAAAGACCAACAGAGTAAAACAATAGTAGGCTTTTTAAATTTATTGCTTGATAGTGAACAACGAGATAATATATTAACAATATTAGAAAGTTTAATTGACCTTAGCGATGAAGAACGGTTAGAATTTGCAAAAGTATTAGAAGATACAAAAGTAATTCACATTACAGCATTAATAAACGAACTAAAAAACCGATTTAATACTGTTACGATATTAAAAAAATTAGTTATTGAATTAGAAAAATTCACTAACGAAAGAGACCATATTCAAAAGGTTATTGAAAATAATTATTGGTTATTTGGAGAGCAGTATCATCTAGTTAGTGCTGACGTAAATTTTGAAACTACTTTAAATAATTATCTATCATTTATAGAAAGCGGTAAAAAAGAGAAATCGTATCTGACATCAAAAAATAAATTAAAAAGACCAGACATTTTCATTGCCAGAAAAATCCAATCTAATGAGGTTATCAATGATGAGTTAAGTATTGAAGAAAATATAATTGTAGAGTTAAAACGACCAACTGTTGTTATCGGAAAGGAACAATATGACCAAATTGAAGCGTATATTCGTTTTATTATCTCTGAACCTCAATTTAATAGCGAACTAAGAAAATGGAAATTAATTTTAATTGGTAAATCTGTTGATGAATGGATTAAGGATAAATATGAATCTCAGAAAAATAAAGGAAAAAAATTCCTAGTTGAAAGCGTTAAAAACTATGAGATTTATGCAATGAAATGGGATGACTTGTTTAAAATATTTGAAATTAGACATAAGCATTTGATTGAAAATCTTGACTTCAAAGAAACAGTTATTGAGAACCTAATGGAATCCGGAGATATTAAAGAATTACCTTTTATACTAACTAAATCAGCTACAGGATAA